The proteins below are encoded in one region of Alistipes indistinctus YIT 12060:
- the tpiA gene encoding triose-phosphate isomerase yields the protein MRKKIVAGNWKMNTTPVEGVELFKEVAAKKGEVCSCVNFIVAPPYTHLSEIVKLSRGTGIGVAAQDCATEAKGAYTGEVSAQMIASLGVEYVILGHSERRQYYGETSATLNKKMEQAYANNLAPIYCVGENLEEREAGKHFDVVRKQIEEVVFNLTPDQFKKLIIAYEPVWAIGTGKTASAEQAQEIHAFIRKVLAEKFGDAANETVILYGGSCKPGNAAELFAKADVDGGLIGGAALKAEDFIAIGKGFSK from the coding sequence ATGAGAAAGAAAATTGTCGCAGGAAACTGGAAAATGAACACCACTCCGGTGGAGGGTGTCGAACTGTTCAAAGAGGTTGCCGCCAAGAAAGGCGAGGTTTGCTCGTGCGTAAACTTCATCGTGGCCCCCCCTTACACGCACCTTTCCGAAATCGTGAAGCTGTCGCGCGGCACCGGTATCGGAGTAGCTGCCCAGGACTGCGCCACCGAAGCCAAAGGCGCCTACACCGGCGAGGTTTCGGCCCAGATGATCGCTTCGCTCGGCGTCGAGTATGTAATCCTCGGACACAGCGAACGCCGCCAGTATTACGGCGAAACCAGCGCTACGCTGAATAAGAAAATGGAACAGGCTTACGCCAACAACCTTGCACCTATCTACTGCGTTGGCGAGAACCTCGAAGAACGTGAAGCCGGCAAACATTTCGACGTAGTGCGCAAGCAGATCGAAGAGGTTGTTTTCAACCTCACTCCCGACCAGTTCAAAAAATTGATCATCGCTTACGAGCCCGTATGGGCCATCGGTACCGGCAAGACCGCTTCGGCCGAACAGGCACAGGAGATCCACGCCTTTATCCGCAAGGTGCTGGCTGAGAAATTCGGCGATGCTGCGAACGAAACCGTAATCCTTTACGGCGGCAGCTGCAAACCCGGCAATGCAGCCGAACTGTTCGCCAAGGCAGACGTGGACGGCGGCCTGATCGGCGGCGCGGCACTGAAAGCCGAGGATTTCATCGCCATCGGCAAAGGATTCTCAAAATAA
- a CDS encoding energy transducer TonB, which produces MRSCKMLTGPFMHWMVWNGMMLLSVVSLRASVSSEGAMSRTISPEVVWFDPVIYVDGAEVKEGMQGLNPDSVLSVHISSAGDTLYVTSLSGVDYGGRWIAPDQALRHKKAKRYLIDWQPADKKQVKQLPLDAIKSAEYDALDRTLSILSRDRNGVVYDRNGVAFVFLYRTAPGAESSRQAADSLRSCLAYAASFAGAEFQGAGVDSFSRWVATQVIYPPTLQRFNKSGLVRVAFTVRADGSVCDFRELESSSPLFTQEVIRVMQGAPRWQPATAFGKPVDASYTVALEFNTGSSSNNYRHVLGDFRAGSLQRQFGGY; this is translated from the coding sequence ATGAGAAGTTGCAAGATGCTGACCGGGCCGTTTATGCATTGGATGGTCTGGAATGGAATGATGTTATTATCGGTTGTGTCGCTCCGGGCATCCGTATCTTCGGAAGGTGCGATGTCCCGGACAATTTCTCCGGAAGTTGTTTGGTTCGATCCGGTCATTTACGTGGACGGGGCCGAGGTGAAGGAAGGGATGCAGGGCCTGAATCCCGATTCTGTTTTATCGGTGCATATTTCGTCAGCAGGGGATACTTTGTATGTCACCTCGCTGTCCGGAGTTGATTACGGCGGCCGTTGGATCGCACCGGATCAGGCGCTGCGGCACAAAAAGGCTAAGCGTTATTTGATCGACTGGCAGCCTGCGGATAAAAAGCAGGTGAAACAGTTGCCCCTCGATGCGATCAAGAGCGCGGAATACGATGCTTTGGACCGTACGCTCAGCATCCTCTCCCGCGACCGGAATGGGGTGGTGTATGACCGGAACGGAGTAGCTTTCGTTTTTCTGTATCGCACGGCACCGGGAGCGGAGTCGTCGCGGCAGGCTGCCGATTCCCTGCGTTCCTGCCTGGCCTATGCCGCATCGTTCGCAGGTGCTGAATTCCAGGGCGCCGGGGTGGATTCGTTTTCGAGGTGGGTTGCCACTCAAGTAATTTATCCGCCGACTTTGCAGCGGTTTAATAAAAGCGGACTTGTGCGTGTCGCCTTCACCGTGCGTGCGGATGGCTCTGTTTGTGATTTTCGGGAGTTGGAATCTTCCAGTCCGTTGTTTACCCAGGAGGTGATCCGGGTGATGCAGGGTGCACCCCGATGGCAACCCGCTACTGCATTCGGTAAACCGGTGGACGCCTCGTATACGGTTGCTCTGGAGTTCAATACCGGTTCATCTTCCAATAATTACAGACATGTGTTGGGTGACTTCAGGGCTGGAAGTTTGCAGCGTCAGTTCGGGGGATATTGA
- a CDS encoding energy transducer TonB codes for MFCLICNAMVLLSLTSVRAADSSPDGTTVDRITFREENRFDPVVYVDGAEVKEGMQGLNPDSVLSVHISSAGDTLYVTSLSGVDYGGRWIAPDQALRHKKAKRYLIDWQPADKKQVKQLPLDAIKSAEYDASDRTLSILSRDRNGVVYDRNGVAFVFLYRTAPGAESSRQAADSLRSCLAYAASFAGAEFQGAGVDSFSRWVARHTVYPVQLLSRNRGGKVCVAFFVRTDGSIGDFHELQSDSHFFTEEIFRVMQGAPRWKPATAFGRPVDVSYTIAFEFGQPWNLKGKSVERRPVLRSPRAESLRRQFERSYITVGGDSPAYIPSFPTAESIVF; via the coding sequence ATGTTTTGCCTGATTTGCAATGCAATGGTGTTATTGTCGTTGACTTCGGTCCGGGCGGCGGATTCCTCTCCGGACGGAACAACGGTTGACCGGATTACGTTCCGGGAAGAGAATCGGTTCGATCCGGTCGTTTACGTGGACGGGGCCGAGGTGAAGGAAGGGATGCAGGGCCTGAATCCCGATTCTGTTTTATCGGTGCATATTTCGTCAGCAGGGGATACTTTGTATGTCACCTCGCTGTCCGGAGTTGATTACGGCGGCCGTTGGATCGCACCGGATCAGGCGCTGCGGCACAAAAAGGCTAAGCGTTATTTGATTGACTGGCAGCCTGCGGATAAAAAGCAGGTGAAACAGTTGCCCCTCGATGCGATCAAGAGCGCGGAATACGATGCTTCGGACCGTACGCTCAGCATCCTCTCCCGCGACCGGAATGGGGTGGTGTATGACCGGAACGGAGTAGCTTTCGTTTTTCTGTATCGCACGGCACCGGGAGCGGAGTCGTCGCGGCAGGCTGCCGATTCCCTGCGTTCCTGCCTGGCCTATGCCGCATCGTTCGCAGGTGCTGAATTCCAGGGCGCCGGGGTAGATTCGTTTTCGAGGTGGGTAGCCCGGCATACGGTTTATCCTGTGCAGCTTTTGTCTCGGAATAGAGGTGGAAAGGTATGTGTGGCATTTTTTGTACGCACGGATGGTTCGATCGGAGATTTTCATGAATTGCAATCGGACAGTCATTTTTTTACAGAAGAGATATTCCGGGTGATGCAGGGTGCACCCCGTTGGAAACCGGCGACCGCTTTCGGTAGACCGGTGGATGTTTCTTATACGATAGCTTTTGAATTCGGGCAACCGTGGAATTTAAAGGGAAAGTCGGTAGAACGTAGACCGGTTTTACGGTCACCTCGCGCCGAATCTCTGCGACGACAATTCGAACGCTCGTATATAACGGTAGGAGGAGACAGCCCTGCTTACATCCCCTCCTTTCCGACAGCCGAGTCGATTGTATTTTAG
- a CDS encoding hemolysin family protein, with protein MEIVIILGLILLNGVLSMSEIALVSARKSRLETDAKKGSKAAGTALKLANSPDIFLATIQIGITLVGILTGLYSGDVLAQRFAPVIAKIGPLQPYSVVISQTLIVVVVTYLTLIIGELVPKRIGMTAAEKVSKLVARPMYLFSRIGRPFVWLLSCSTNGVMRMIGLDKAGESKVTEEEIKAIIQEGAEDGEVQEVEQELVERVFNLGDRNVGSIMTHRSELVWLNISDDNEQIKRIVESNLYNAYPVADHTLDNIVGVVYLKDLFGKLDTPGFTLRQVLRPAKYIPEKLSVYNALARLKAEEVKYGIVTDEFGSVEGIVTLKDIVRALIGGMPEVGEEEEIIPREEGGYLVDGQCPFYDFLAYFDREELYNEYNYNTLSGLILDLLERIPATGERFAWKEFDFEIVDMDGARIDKVLVTMNSPVTEE; from the coding sequence ATGGAAATTGTAATCATACTCGGCCTGATCCTGCTCAACGGAGTCCTTTCCATGTCCGAGATTGCACTGGTATCAGCCCGTAAGTCGAGGTTGGAGACCGATGCGAAGAAAGGGAGCAAAGCTGCCGGAACCGCCCTGAAACTGGCCAACAGCCCCGACATATTCCTGGCGACGATCCAGATCGGCATTACGCTGGTGGGGATCCTCACCGGTCTTTACTCGGGCGACGTACTGGCCCAGCGGTTCGCACCCGTAATCGCCAAAATCGGACCGCTGCAGCCTTACAGTGTAGTCATCTCCCAAACGCTGATCGTCGTGGTGGTCACCTACCTGACGCTCATCATCGGTGAATTGGTCCCCAAGCGGATCGGCATGACTGCAGCGGAAAAAGTGTCGAAGCTGGTCGCCCGGCCGATGTACCTTTTCTCCCGCATCGGACGCCCGTTCGTTTGGTTGCTGTCGTGCAGCACGAACGGCGTTATGCGCATGATCGGACTCGACAAAGCCGGGGAGAGCAAGGTGACTGAAGAGGAGATCAAAGCGATCATCCAGGAAGGCGCCGAAGACGGCGAAGTCCAGGAAGTCGAGCAGGAGCTGGTAGAACGGGTCTTCAACCTCGGCGACCGCAACGTCGGATCAATCATGACGCATCGCAGCGAATTGGTATGGCTCAACATTTCTGACGACAACGAGCAGATCAAACGCATTGTGGAGAGCAACCTCTACAACGCCTATCCGGTAGCCGACCATACGCTCGACAACATCGTGGGCGTGGTCTACCTCAAAGACCTGTTCGGCAAGCTGGACACGCCGGGCTTCACCCTGCGGCAGGTATTGCGCCCGGCCAAGTACATCCCGGAAAAACTGAGCGTCTATAACGCACTCGCGCGACTGAAAGCCGAAGAGGTGAAATACGGCATCGTAACGGATGAGTTCGGCAGCGTCGAAGGTATCGTCACGCTCAAGGACATCGTCCGCGCACTGATCGGCGGCATGCCCGAAGTCGGCGAAGAGGAAGAGATTATCCCGCGCGAAGAGGGCGGTTATCTGGTTGACGGACAATGTCCGTTCTATGATTTCCTTGCCTATTTCGACCGAGAAGAGCTTTACAACGAGTACAACTACAACACGCTCAGCGGACTGATCCTCGATTTGCTCGAACGCATTCCCGCTACCGGCGAGCGCTTCGCCTGGAAAGAGTTCGATTTCGAGATCGTCGATATGGACGGTGCTCGCATCGACAAAGTGCTCGTCACCATGAACAGTCCGGTTACGGAAGAATAA